The Shewanella sp. MTB7 genome includes a window with the following:
- a CDS encoding MFS transporter: MSSNISSIIFEPNGSHHTQQNTLKRASTACFIGNFVEWFDYASYGFLATIIAVSFFPSYDTTTALMATFAIFALSFIVRPLGGIFWGHIGDKIGRKTALSMSIVIMSCATFSIALLPDYNKIGVMAPLLLLLIRMIQGFSASGEYAGAATFLTEIAPKEQKGFYASIVPASAAAGLLFGSLFVSTLYTFLSSTQLHEWGWRIPFLLAAPFGLIGLYIRTELEDSAQFLKFKENNSEQQSTIPLQILLVDHKKSLFLGFIVTSLNAVGFYLLLSYMPTYMIVHLDIKEATSFLISSVVLAFYIAFVFSVGKLSDIFGRGKILILATLSFIFLSIPIFILLEFASIIQLTLILILFSACLALNDGCLSCYLCELFPTNVRYSGFALSFNSANALFGGTAPFVATSLIAVTGLSFAPGFYLMLVAIMTLIAMILSYKR; encoded by the coding sequence ATGAGTTCTAATATTAGTTCAATTATTTTTGAACCTAATGGATCACATCATACTCAACAGAATACCTTAAAGCGAGCTTCAACAGCTTGCTTTATTGGCAATTTTGTTGAATGGTTTGATTATGCATCATATGGTTTTTTAGCAACCATTATAGCTGTGTCATTTTTTCCTAGCTACGATACAACTACTGCTCTAATGGCTACTTTTGCAATTTTTGCTTTATCATTTATTGTACGCCCCCTTGGTGGGATCTTTTGGGGGCACATTGGCGACAAGATTGGTAGAAAAACGGCACTTTCAATGTCAATTGTAATTATGTCTTGTGCCACTTTTAGTATTGCTCTATTACCTGATTATAACAAGATAGGAGTGATGGCACCGTTATTGTTGTTACTGATAAGAATGATTCAAGGCTTTTCAGCTTCTGGCGAATATGCTGGAGCCGCAACATTTTTAACGGAAATCGCTCCTAAGGAACAAAAAGGCTTCTACGCAAGCATTGTCCCAGCTAGTGCTGCAGCAGGACTGTTATTTGGTTCACTATTTGTATCAACACTGTATACTTTTTTGTCATCAACACAATTACATGAATGGGGATGGCGTATCCCTTTTTTATTAGCGGCGCCATTTGGGTTAATTGGTTTATATATTAGAACTGAACTTGAAGATTCTGCACAATTCTTAAAATTCAAAGAGAACAATAGTGAACAACAATCAACCATCCCATTACAGATATTGTTAGTAGATCATAAAAAATCATTATTTTTAGGTTTTATTGTGACTAGTTTGAATGCTGTAGGTTTTTATTTATTATTAAGTTATATGCCTACATATATGATAGTGCATTTAGATATAAAGGAGGCAACTTCTTTTTTGATCTCGTCAGTAGTTTTAGCTTTCTATATTGCATTTGTGTTTAGTGTTGGTAAGTTATCCGATATATTTGGGAGAGGTAAAATACTTATTTTAGCCACACTCAGTTTCATATTCTTATCGATACCAATATTTATCTTATTAGAATTCGCAAGTATCATTCAATTGACATTAATATTAATATTATTTAGTGCTTGTTTAGCATTAAATGATGGATGTTTGTCTTGCTATTTATGTGAGTTATTCCCCACTAACGTCAGGTACAGTGGTTTTGCTCTATCATTTAACAGTGCTAATGCTCTGTTTGGAGGTACTGCACCATTTGTAGCTACAAGTTTAATTGCTGTAACAGGGCTAAGCTTCGCCCCTGGATTTTACTTAATGTTAGTTGCCATTATGACACTCATAGCAATGATCCTATCATATAAAAGATGA